DNA from Drosophila suzukii chromosome 2R, CBGP_Dsuzu_IsoJpt1.0, whole genome shotgun sequence:
CATCACAAAAGTTTCTTTTTAGCTTTGAAGGAAATAATCTGAAAAATAATTACttaatatacaaaatataaataatggGGATTACTATTACATACTAATTAAGATCGATTGCAAATTCATTCTCCTGAACTTTGAAATACAGTTTTAAAAAGATCATTAAGAGGAAGTGTGGCATTTTAGATGCTGTGGTATTGATTTTAGAGTACCTTATACATATGTAGAATAAAGCTCACATAAGTTATTTTACCTCTTGATAGGATATTGCTTTGGCAAAACCGCTTAACCTAATTTATACTTTACTTTTTCTTCAGTGTCTGAACCCGTTTGAAGCTGTCGGAAGAAACAGCGTTAAGTCTTGCGCCCCTGACGTCAGCGATTTGAAATACGCGCAAACAAATCGCGGGGGTCGACTCTCCGCAGCAATAACATCATTTACATGACGAGTTTTGCGCGCAAACAAGGTGAAATCATATTTTAGAATACGACCTGCTCGACAGCGACTCAATCGTGTTTGTGATCTCGGCGTGAAAAGATCAGAGCTtgaaaaagtaaacaaaactCAGAGATGCCGCTGCGCAAGAAAGAGGACTATATCCCCATCAAGTGTGAGGGCTGGAACGGAAAGTTCGAGTATCCGGACGGAGCCGTCAACAATGTGTCGAAGATCCGTCGCCAGAACCAGAACGTGACCAACACCAACAACTTCTACGGCTTCAGCTCGGAGCCCATTGTCCTGCCCACCGAGTGGGACGGGACCTTTGTGAAGAGTGGCGAGACCCGTATCAAACAGGAGCGCAATCGATCCGATGACCAGGACTACTTTGACTACAACACGCAAGCCACTGTACTCCCGCCCACCTGGAGCGGCGAGTTCGTCACCGATCCCACCGATGTGCGCATCAAGCCGGAGCGGAACTTCTCCGATGCCAGGGACTATGCGGAGGCAGCCCGCTTCAAGTTGGTCCAGCACTGAGTGAGATCCGATCCTCCCGTTTCAATCAGACTAATCCTGCAAATTTGCGTTTGTTTTGGTTTCTCATTGTACCCTAACCTAAGCGTTCGTTGTATTTTACCGTTTATGATATTTATTCGTATACTTAATAAACAATAGCAAAAAATCACTGAAATACTAGAAAGTTCCGTTGTGCAATCGCCTTGGTTGGTTTGGCGTGGGCGGTGCCGATACTCAGTGGCCTTTTATGGACAATAATTCGTTCGGGTTTGCAAATTAAAGtcataattataatatttgttGAGATCAACAACAGAAATGAGATTGCCTTTTATGAGGTGAACGGGAAAACAGGGCTATTATTACAAATCGCATCAGCAACTGATAATATTTACAATCAATATGTTAATATTGAGCTATGGGATTCCCTAAAGAAATTTCCGTTGACAGAAAAGGTACTCAGAATTCAAGCAACAATTTTTAGAATAGTGTGCGATAGCTTTGATTTATTAGATTGAAAGAATGTTCTTTAACTTTGTGAGGGACTCCCCTTTTTAATACTCGCTTGTTTACTAAAGGTTGGGTTTCCACTAAATAACCTTGTTTTGGAGCTTCAAGAgtgcaaattaattattttcaaCCTTGCGCAAATACTAAAGCCATGATAAGAGGATACCTAAAAAAATTCTTGCGAATTGCTAGCTCGTCAATCCTTATGTAAGcaacttttaatttaaaaactaaCGGAAGACAATAAAATATAGGGGGGGATTTCAATGCCCGCAAAATACAATGCAGCTGATATGGCCTTTGTAGGGGAAGTACAGAGTGATAAGAAAACGAGTGGAGAGTCTATATAAACAGAGCGTCCCCAATTGTTCGGTTCACAGTCAAGATGTCGAGCTTTTTAGGTGTAGCAATCAGTTTGGCTCTTTTGAGCTTGGTGGTGGGTCAGGCGACGAATGTCTCCCAATCCATGGACCTCTATATACTGCAGAACCAGCGACAGTACGATGCGAAGATCAAACAACTGGAAGATCAATTGGCCAACTTTAGGATTCTTTTCAACAAGCGAATCGAGGCACTAACAGTTCAGGCGGATTCGATGCAGTTAAAACTGGAGCAAGCCTCCGCGCACCTGGATCCCATCACCCTGATCGATTCCTGGAGCAAACAGTGCGTTCAAAACTATAGCGGCACCATCCCAACAGTGAGCGCCGCCAGAACCTCGATTACCAACTGTGCGGAAAACATCAATGGGGTCTTAAACTCTCCTGAGAGTACCTACAACACACTAAACAGTTACTATAAGAATAATTTGAAAAACGGACTGGCGCAATGTGTAAAGCTTCATCCCACTGCTCAGCTAAACTACACGCTCTGTGTGACCAAGGTGGTGAGTACACCGTATACAAATTGGGAAATCCCAGAGTTTTGACCTGATTATTTCACTTATAGATTGGCGATGCCAACAAGTACACGGTGACCAGCCAGAATAACTTCAAtaactaccttaaaagttccGAGTGTACAGCCGAGAACCGAGTGCGTAGTTCCTGGCAGTGCTCCTTTGGACAGGTGTACTCCATTACCTCCAGAGTGGAAGTTGCCTTGCAACTCATCGACACCTGCATTGCCAACAGACTGGTGTGCGGCTCTATCACCTGCTCCGTTGACAAGCCCTCGTGCCCGAATGTCGCAAACGTAACTCTGGCTGAGATCAATCCCCAAAACGATACTATTCGGAACCCTTTCACCTTTGTCACAAACAGTATGAACTGTGTTGAGTTCAGGTTGAACAGATAAATATTAATACGGTTGTATTAATAATGGTTAAACtacaaacaaatttaattCCTTATACTTATTATATAGAGTCTAGTTCCGTTTAAGAATCGTgactaattttaaaaagagcTTTCGATTTCTTGCAGAATGcaacaaaaaattgtttattccTATCATTCCGTTCCAATGCAGACTTAATCTATAAGTGTGTTCTTACAACATCTtgtgtagcatactttttaaTACCAGGATATACACATTTGCTAATTTCTAAAAGAtcaagttatatttttaaataaaaatataaatctaGTAGCTTAATCAATTTAAAtgacaaataaaaaaaatatttcttaaaaataaaatttttttattgttagATTGAATGCTTTtaaagaacaaaaataattttctttgttttttataaacttaAGAAGCGTGTTGATGTTCGAAACAAAAAAACGACAGCTGAATAAACAGCGCAATTATTTATGAGGATTATATAACACATTTCGGTCGACCACCTGCTGAGTTGAATGGTTGTCAATTAGCTGGAGAGCACCAATAAATATGCCAAGATCTCCGATGTTTTGATTCCTTTCTCTTTTAAGCCCGAAGACAACTAATCTAACAGGAGCTCAGAAACATTCAGAATAGCTACACTAAGCCCACGCAAAGGGAGATGACAAACAGGGTTTCTACCTTTTTCAGGTACCCGCACGAACCATCTTTAGAATTTAAGCCATTCAAAAAGACCGCCCTAATCTCCAAATTCGTAGAACTATTTCCCCGAATTTAAAATCACATAAAACCCGAGATCGCTTTGTGTGTGGGTTTTCTTTAAAACGTTTTCTGTTCTCGCATTTCATTATCTTGATGGCAGATGCGTGAGAACAAAGATCGGCACAGGCTAAAGAAAACCCGGGGCTCCTGAACCATCGATCTCTTGACACGGGCTGACCGTGTGAAATATTCCAGATGCTTGGGAAACCTTCGAAAATTTTTAATAGGCCAGCAGAAAAGAAAGTCGGTGATTTCGGAAAATGTTTGGAAAATGCTCACGAGCAGGTAGTCGTTGCATGTCTCTGGAAAACAGCGTGAGAATTTTGGGTGTCCTTTATTGGGTGATCGTgtgaaaatgtaaaaatagttttccaatTCGTTGAAGTTTTGACTAGGAGATCATAAACGAAAGCTGGATGTGCAAGAAAAACGGAAAATCTTCAAAGAAACGTAGGTAGGACCTGCTACATGAGAAGAAAGGATATGACTCTGATCCTTAATCTTCTGAAGTTCGTGGgaacttttaaaaattgtagaAGCCTAGAAGAATCATGGAATAGGCTCTCAGAAATTACTGTAGCTAAAAAACAAGAGGATCTACAAATTCTACCTGTTTGCGTCTTAAAAAAGTGCAGCTACCATTTTTTCAAAGAAAAGACCTCCCACATAAAAAAGAGAATCTTGAAAACCCGTGCACAAAGAATTGGTTTTGACATCTGGCGCAGCTGTGAGAAAATGTAATCTTCAAATCCGTTCTGATCGTGAGaattttccaaaaatattttacatcgGAAAACTCTAACACCAGGCTCACAGAAAAAACGAACACATCCATTGAATTTTCTCAAAACAGCACTACCTGTTGATTCGGTTTGAAGAATGCATCGGAAAATGCAGCACGGTACAAAAGCGACACCCGCTTTCCAGGAAACCTGTTGATTGCAAAGGGGAACCTCCCTTTAGTTGTTTAAAAAACGGCCCTTTTAAAAATCAAGATCTATTGAGATGGTGCCGCAGCAGCTGTGTGATCGTTTTCATCTGCTTTTGGTCCCTTAGTCATTTTCCGATCGTGTGAATTTTCAAAGCCAGATGTTCACAATGCAAGCATTTCTACCAGGCAAACAGCATAAACCGTAGCTCGGGTCACTGAGTTTTTCCTATGAGAGATCAATCTCAAGTTTATACCTGCTAATGGGTCCTGAGAACAAGCAGCTGGACCGAATCACACGGTGATACGACTTTTCCTGCCACCTGTTCCATGGGAAAGAAATAAATGATTTTCTAATACATTTTCAATGCAGATGGAGCAGATGTGGGAAAATTCATCTGCCAATCGTGTGAAAAATACATCTTAACTAAGAAGAATCAATAGTCACGTACCAGGCAAACATCAGAAGCAGCAGCACGTTGTCAATAGTTTTCCCGAAGGGATGTTAACTTCTCTTGAGTCCTGGGAAAATTCAGCTGGAATGAAGCACACGATAATGCATTTTCTACAACTTGTTGCTTGGGAAAATAAAgcaaatgtattaaaaaacgtttttgTGCGGAGAGCGTGTGAAAATAAGAACTTATGCGTCACCAATTATTATTCATGTACTAGGCCAACATAAAAGCAGAATAACGCGTTTAACAAAAAGGGAGTCCTACCTGTGTTTGGGTCCTGGGAAAATGAAGTTGTCTCGTGGCAGAAAATATAGGGTCATGTGAAAAAATATCTGCCGATCGGGTGAAAATGACGACTAATCAAGGAAAATAATTATGTATCAGGCGAACATATGTATGAAGAAGCAGAACACTCTAAAGAGTTTTCACAAGGAATGTTTTCTAACTAGAATCCTGGAAATCTCTTCCTCTAACATGTTACATGGGTATTTAACAAAATGTATTTCTTGAACTTTTGACACGCAAATGGTACTCTTGTACCAGGCAATTACAACAAACTGACACGATCGTCtaaatagttttatttaaaggaGTCGTACTTACACTGAAGTCTTGGGAACATTTAAAAGGCTCAGTGCACACGGATATCCTCTTCCTACAAACTATTGCATGGGACAAataaatggtttttttttcacGTGGGAATTTAACAAGATACGTTTTTCTAATTTTCTCACGCATCAGAATATCGTGTGATCTTTATAGTCCAAGCATGAAATAACTGACAGGATCGTCTTTAAAGTTTTTCCTCTACTTATTTCATGGGAAAATAGGGAAACTCAAAGAGtcgtttttatttacttttgagAGTTGATCAACGCAGAAAAGAATATATTTTGTCGATGTAAGCAAACCTGTTGAATTTCACAAAGTgtgaaatttatttaattcatCGTGCAAAACCTACCAGGATTTCATAAACCGTTGGTCTTATTACCTAGGAAAATCATTGAGATTTTACCTACAAAGCAAAATGTATGAACCAAAGGCATCTCAAAGTGACAAAGATTGGTCGTCGTGGAAAGTAACCGCAAGTGGTGGTGGAACGTGACATTTTTCTATTAGGTTAACAGAAAAATCAACAAGTGTCCCGAGGTGCTACCCAATCCTTGTCTTATAAAATGAGAACCGTTTCCCTTCATGATTGCCAAAACATTTTCGGATTTAGTAGGCATTTCCAAAGAAAACATTTATTATAAGCCGGAAATAATACTTTTCATCCTAAGAGTCGGTACTGAAATTTTACCTAAGTATGGAGACCCAACAAAAAATGAACTGTGAATCATTTTTGTGGTGCAGAGAGAAAATTAAGGCAGTTGTTGTGGCAAACAGTCTCAAATGGTA
Protein-coding regions in this window:
- the LOC108019619 gene encoding uncharacterized protein translates to MPLRKKEDYIPIKCEGWNGKFEYPDGAVNNVSKIRRQNQNVTNTNNFYGFSSEPIVLPTEWDGTFVKSGETRIKQERNRSDDQDYFDYNTQATVLPPTWSGEFVTDPTDVRIKPERNFSDARDYAEAARFKLVQH
- the LOC108019618 gene encoding uncharacterized protein, with the translated sequence MSSFLGVAISLALLSLVVGQATNVSQSMDLYILQNQRQYDAKIKQLEDQLANFRILFNKRIEALTVQADSMQLKLEQASAHLDPITLIDSWSKQCVQNYSGTIPTVSAARTSITNCAENINGVLNSPESTYNTLNSYYKNNLKNGLAQCVKLHPTAQLNYTLCVTKVIGDANKYTVTSQNNFNNYLKSSECTAENRVRSSWQCSFGQVYSITSRVEVALQLIDTCIANRLVCGSITCSVDKPSCPNVANVTLAEINPQNDTIRNPFTFVTNSMNCVEFRLNR